The following proteins are encoded in a genomic region of Serinus canaria isolate serCan28SL12 chromosome 15, serCan2020, whole genome shotgun sequence:
- the INPP5J gene encoding phosphatidylinositol 4,5-bisphosphate 5-phosphatase A isoform X1, translating to MLPKAESSDHIAAWAGPAVPRAPTLPKAVSSEFLTGGWGGLTPRAEPGELPVLARPLGRPDTSDVCDVLPDCSGRAPEDGAFRITVVTWNVGTAMPPNDVTSLLHLNTGETNDVDMIAIGEQEALSAYRYEVEKPDLPPGLPASSQLQGHIGVKADTAGAVLEPAPQSPQPYRLQEVNSKINKRLKDALFTDQWSELFMDVLSPFHFILVSTVRMQGVILLVFAKYYHLPFLQDIQTDCTRTGLGGYWGNKGGVSVRLSIFGHMVCFLNCHLPAHLEKTEQRKEDFATILHMQQFEGPVANGILDHDLVFWFGDLNFRIESLDICFVKYAIDSNVLSQLWEKDQLNIAKSTWPVLRGFQEGPLNFPPTFKFDVGTNKYDSSAKKRKPAWTDRILWKIKPPSKGLGTGGHRPSQGVLSVSQLCYCSHMEYTVSDHKPVAAIFAVQFASKVDKPLVEIYVADEWSRPEQAVVRYKMAVGFHRSSWDWIGLYRVGFRHPKDYVSYVWARSDDGERCLEKQLCAQVMFSEEALPKGNGEYILGYYSNTSSSIAGVTEPFQISLPRSEEGSSSTDSSGSSSEEDDSTLVLLAPKSRSPSPGKMKRHRSRSPSLAKFQGLILRPSSRDRGTSRSPSPQSRCSLPRNIPTIHLPHDELRHHEVKSKELGQAAESPDGSSFCQTVQEQSGLRHVSAASSLTRADPRNLGLLPALRLEMIDQALGQRRESANQGYYPCQRMSPTSPPGCGPSPKEGHSPQELKRHSCAMGR from the exons ATGCTGCCCAAAGCGGAGTCCAGCGACCACATCGCGGCCTGGGCGGGCCCCGCCGTGCCTCGCGCCCCCACGCTGCCCAAGGCCGTGTCCAGCGAGTTCCTCACCGGCGGTTGGGGGGGCCTGACCCCCCGAGCGGAGCCGGGCGAGCTGCCCGTCCTCGCCCGGCCCCTCGGTCGTCCCGACACCAGCGACGTCTGCGATGTGCTGCCGGACTGCTCGGGACGAGCCCCGGAGGACGGCGCGTTCCG CATCACAGTGGTCACCTGGAATGTAGGTACAGCCATGCCCCCAAATGATGTGACGTCCCTGCTGCACCTCAACACGGGCGAGACAAACGATGTGGACATGATCGCCATTGG GGAGCAAGAAGCACTCTCTGCCTATAGGTATGAGGTGGAAAAGCCGGATCTGCCTCCAGGACTGCCCGcaagctcccagctgcaggggcaTATTGGTGTAAAGGCTGacactgctggagctgtgttgGAGCCAGCCCCCCAGTCCCCTCAGCCTTACAG GTTGCAGGAGGTAAACTCCAAGATAAACAAACGCTTGAAGGATGCCCTCTTCACAGATCAGTGGAGTGAACTCTTCATGGATGTGCTGAGCCCCTTCCACTTCATCCTG GTCAGCACAGTGCGGATGCAAGGTGTGATTCTGCTGGTGTTTGCTAAGTACTATCACCTACCCTTCCTTCAGGACATCCAGACAGACTGcaccaggacagggctggggggatACTGG GGCAACAAGGGTGGGGTGAGTGTTCGTCTCTCCATCTTCGGCCACATGGTCTGCTTCCTGAACTGCCATCTGCCAGCACACCTGGAAAAGACGGAGCAGCGCAAGGAGGACTTTGCCACCATACTGCACATGCAGCAGTTTGAGGGGCCCGTGGCTAATGGCATCCTGGACCATGA CCTCGTGTTCTGGTTTGGGGACCTCAATTTCCGCATTGAGAGCCTGGACATCTGTTTTGTGAAGTATGCCATTGACAGCAATGTcctgagccagctctgggagAAGGATCAG CTTAACATTGCCAAAAGCACGTGGCCTGTTCTCAGAGGCTTCCAGGAGGGACCCCTGAACTTCCCACCCACTTTCAAGTTTGATGTGGGCACCAACAAGTATGACAGCAG tgccaagAAGCGAAAACCTGCCTGGACTGACCGCATCCTATGGAAGATAAAACCTCCCAGCAAGGGGTTGGGCACAGGTGGGCACCGGCCCAGCCAGGGTGTGCTGTCAGTGAGCCAACTGTGCTACTGCAGTCACATGGAATACACTGTCAGCGACCACAAGCCAGTAGCTGCCATCTttgctgtgcag TTTGCTTCCAAGGTGGACAAGCCCCTGGTTGAGATTTATGTGGCTGACGAGTGGAGCAGGCCTGAGCAAGCAGTTGTCAGGTACAAGATGGCTGTTGGCTTCCACCGGAGCTCCTGGGACTGGATAGGACTCTACCGG GTGGGGTTTCGGCACCCTAAAGACTATGTATCCTATGTCTGGGCCAGGAGTGATGATGGGGAGCGCTgcctggagaagcagctgtgtGCACAG gtgatGTTCTCTGAGGAAGCACTGCCCAAGGGGAATGGAGAGTACATCCTTGGATACTACAGCAACACGTCCAGTAGCATTGCTGGTGTGACTGAGCCCTTCCAG ATTTCCCTACCCAGGTCAgaggagggcagcagctcaACAgacagctcaggcagcagctcagaagaGGATGACAGTACACTTGTCCTCCTGGCACCCAAATCCCGTAGTCCCAGCCCAGGCAAGATGAAACGTCACCGGAGCCgaagccccagcctggccaagTTCCAGGGCCTCATCCTGCGGCCATCAAGCCGGGACAGGGGTACAAGCCGCAGTCCCTCACCCCAGAGCCGTTGCAGTCTCCCCAGGAATATCCCCACCATCCACCTGCCCCATGACGAGCTGAGGCACCATGAAGTCAAAAGCaaggagctggggcaggcagctgAAAGCCCAGACGGGAGCTCGTTCTGCCAGACTGTGCAGGAGCAAAGTGGCCTCCGGCAtgtctctgctgccagctccctgaCCAGGGCTGACCCTCGGAACCTGggcctgctgcctgcactgcgCCTGGAGATGATTGACCAAGCCCTGGGCCAGCGGCGGGAGAGTGCAAACCAGGGCTATTATCCCTGCCAGAGAATGAGTCCCACCAGCCCCCCAGGCTGTGGCCCCTCCCCAAAGGaggggcacagcccccaggaACTGAAGAGACATAGCTGTGCCATGGGCCGCTGA
- the INPP5J gene encoding phosphatidylinositol 4,5-bisphosphate 5-phosphatase A isoform X5, translating to MLPKAESSDHIAAWAGPAVPRAPTLPKAVSSEFLTGGWGGLTPRAEPGELPVLARPLGRPDTSDVCDVLPDCSGRAPEDGAFRLQEVNSKINKRLKDALFTDQWSELFMDVLSPFHFILVSTVRMQGVILLVFAKYYHLPFLQDIQTDCTRTGLGGYWGNKGGVSVRLSIFGHMVCFLNCHLPAHLEKTEQRKEDFATILHMQQFEGPVANGILDHDLVFWFGDLNFRIESLDICFVKYAIDSNVLSQLWEKDQLNIAKSTWPVLRGFQEGPLNFPPTFKFDVGTNKYDSSAKKRKPAWTDRILWKIKPPSKGLGTGGHRPSQGVLSVSQLCYCSHMEYTVSDHKPVAAIFAVQFASKVDKPLVEIYVADEWSRPEQAVVRYKMAVGFHRSSWDWIGLYRVGFRHPKDYVSYVWARSDDGERCLEKQLCAQVMFSEEALPKGNGEYILGYYSNTSSSIAGVTEPFQISLPRSEEGSSSTDSSGSSSEEDDSTLVLLAPKSRSPSPGKMKRHRSRSPSLAKFQGLILRPSSRDRGTSRSPSPQSRCSLPRNIPTIHLPHDELRHHEVKSKELGQAAESPDGSSFCQTVQEQSGLRHVSAASSLTRADPRNLGLLPALRLEMIDQALGQRRESANQGYYPCQRMSPTSPPGCGPSPKEGHSPQELKRHSCAMGR from the exons ATGCTGCCCAAAGCGGAGTCCAGCGACCACATCGCGGCCTGGGCGGGCCCCGCCGTGCCTCGCGCCCCCACGCTGCCCAAGGCCGTGTCCAGCGAGTTCCTCACCGGCGGTTGGGGGGGCCTGACCCCCCGAGCGGAGCCGGGCGAGCTGCCCGTCCTCGCCCGGCCCCTCGGTCGTCCCGACACCAGCGACGTCTGCGATGTGCTGCCGGACTGCTCGGGACGAGCCCCGGAGGACGGCGCGTTCCG GTTGCAGGAGGTAAACTCCAAGATAAACAAACGCTTGAAGGATGCCCTCTTCACAGATCAGTGGAGTGAACTCTTCATGGATGTGCTGAGCCCCTTCCACTTCATCCTG GTCAGCACAGTGCGGATGCAAGGTGTGATTCTGCTGGTGTTTGCTAAGTACTATCACCTACCCTTCCTTCAGGACATCCAGACAGACTGcaccaggacagggctggggggatACTGG GGCAACAAGGGTGGGGTGAGTGTTCGTCTCTCCATCTTCGGCCACATGGTCTGCTTCCTGAACTGCCATCTGCCAGCACACCTGGAAAAGACGGAGCAGCGCAAGGAGGACTTTGCCACCATACTGCACATGCAGCAGTTTGAGGGGCCCGTGGCTAATGGCATCCTGGACCATGA CCTCGTGTTCTGGTTTGGGGACCTCAATTTCCGCATTGAGAGCCTGGACATCTGTTTTGTGAAGTATGCCATTGACAGCAATGTcctgagccagctctgggagAAGGATCAG CTTAACATTGCCAAAAGCACGTGGCCTGTTCTCAGAGGCTTCCAGGAGGGACCCCTGAACTTCCCACCCACTTTCAAGTTTGATGTGGGCACCAACAAGTATGACAGCAG tgccaagAAGCGAAAACCTGCCTGGACTGACCGCATCCTATGGAAGATAAAACCTCCCAGCAAGGGGTTGGGCACAGGTGGGCACCGGCCCAGCCAGGGTGTGCTGTCAGTGAGCCAACTGTGCTACTGCAGTCACATGGAATACACTGTCAGCGACCACAAGCCAGTAGCTGCCATCTttgctgtgcag TTTGCTTCCAAGGTGGACAAGCCCCTGGTTGAGATTTATGTGGCTGACGAGTGGAGCAGGCCTGAGCAAGCAGTTGTCAGGTACAAGATGGCTGTTGGCTTCCACCGGAGCTCCTGGGACTGGATAGGACTCTACCGG GTGGGGTTTCGGCACCCTAAAGACTATGTATCCTATGTCTGGGCCAGGAGTGATGATGGGGAGCGCTgcctggagaagcagctgtgtGCACAG gtgatGTTCTCTGAGGAAGCACTGCCCAAGGGGAATGGAGAGTACATCCTTGGATACTACAGCAACACGTCCAGTAGCATTGCTGGTGTGACTGAGCCCTTCCAG ATTTCCCTACCCAGGTCAgaggagggcagcagctcaACAgacagctcaggcagcagctcagaagaGGATGACAGTACACTTGTCCTCCTGGCACCCAAATCCCGTAGTCCCAGCCCAGGCAAGATGAAACGTCACCGGAGCCgaagccccagcctggccaagTTCCAGGGCCTCATCCTGCGGCCATCAAGCCGGGACAGGGGTACAAGCCGCAGTCCCTCACCCCAGAGCCGTTGCAGTCTCCCCAGGAATATCCCCACCATCCACCTGCCCCATGACGAGCTGAGGCACCATGAAGTCAAAAGCaaggagctggggcaggcagctgAAAGCCCAGACGGGAGCTCGTTCTGCCAGACTGTGCAGGAGCAAAGTGGCCTCCGGCAtgtctctgctgccagctccctgaCCAGGGCTGACCCTCGGAACCTGggcctgctgcctgcactgcgCCTGGAGATGATTGACCAAGCCCTGGGCCAGCGGCGGGAGAGTGCAAACCAGGGCTATTATCCCTGCCAGAGAATGAGTCCCACCAGCCCCCCAGGCTGTGGCCCCTCCCCAAAGGaggggcacagcccccaggaACTGAAGAGACATAGCTGTGCCATGGGCCGCTGA
- the INPP5J gene encoding phosphatidylinositol 4,5-bisphosphate 5-phosphatase A isoform X4 — MDPARCGSADRGSASGAGSRPGPPRGPGCAARLAPDAGVSAAPLLGGSVPGGRRSSRPDGHGCSRRAGTEERPQAQTPPEGLLLPALLSPGPGGPPSPAAPGRVTFPAPAPPERREMLPKAESSDHIAAWAGPAVPRAPTLPKAVSSEFLTGGWGGLTPRAEPGELPVLARPLGRPDTSDVCDVLPDCSGRAPEDGAFRITVVTWNVGTAMPPNDVTSLLHLNTGETNDVDMIAIGLQEVNSKINKRLKDALFTDQWSELFMDVLSPFHFILVSTVRMQGVILLVFAKYYHLPFLQDIQTDCTRTGLGGYWGNKGGVSVRLSIFGHMVCFLNCHLPAHLEKTEQRKEDFATILHMQQFEGPVANGILDHDLVFWFGDLNFRIESLDICFVKYAIDSNVLSQLWEKDQLNIAKSTWPVLRGFQEGPLNFPPTFKFDVGTNKYDSSAKKRKPAWTDRILWKIKPPSKGLGTGGHRPSQGVLSVSQLCYCSHMEYTVSDHKPVAAIFAVQFASKVDKPLVEIYVADEWSRPEQAVVRYKMAVGFHRSSWDWIGLYRVGFRHPKDYVSYVWARSDDGERCLEKQLCAQVMFSEEALPKGNGEYILGYYSNTSSSIAGVTEPFQISLPRSEEGSSSTDSSGSSSEEDDSTLVLLAPKSRSPSPGKMKRHRSRSPSLAKFQGLILRPSSRDRGTSRSPSPQSRCSLPRNIPTIHLPHDELRHHEVKSKELGQAAESPDGSSFCQTVQEQSGLRHVSAASSLTRADPRNLGLLPALRLEMIDQALGQRRESANQGYYPCQRMSPTSPPGCGPSPKEGHSPQELKRHSCAMGR; from the exons ATGGACCCGGCTCGGTGCGGCAGCGCCGACCGGGGTTCGGCCTCCGGCGCGGGGTCTCGACCCGGCCCCCCGCGCGGCCCCGGGTGCGCGGCTCGGCTCGCGCCCGACGCTGGGGTTTCGGCGGCGCCTCTCCTCGGCGGCAGCGTCCCGGGCGGCCGTAGGAGCTCCCGACCGGACGGGCACGGGTGCTCGCGGCGCGCAGGAACCGAGGAGCGGCCCCAGGCCCAGACCCCGCCCGAGGGTCTCCTGCTGCCGGCCTTGCTGTCCCCCGGCCCTGGTGGCCCCCCGTCCCCGGCAGCGCCCGGCCGGGTCACCTTCCcggcgccggccccgccggAGCGGCGGGAGATGCTGCCCAAAGCGGAGTCCAGCGACCACATCGCGGCCTGGGCGGGCCCCGCCGTGCCTCGCGCCCCCACGCTGCCCAAGGCCGTGTCCAGCGAGTTCCTCACCGGCGGTTGGGGGGGCCTGACCCCCCGAGCGGAGCCGGGCGAGCTGCCCGTCCTCGCCCGGCCCCTCGGTCGTCCCGACACCAGCGACGTCTGCGATGTGCTGCCGGACTGCTCGGGACGAGCCCCGGAGGACGGCGCGTTCCG CATCACAGTGGTCACCTGGAATGTAGGTACAGCCATGCCCCCAAATGATGTGACGTCCCTGCTGCACCTCAACACGGGCGAGACAAACGATGTGGACATGATCGCCATTGG GTTGCAGGAGGTAAACTCCAAGATAAACAAACGCTTGAAGGATGCCCTCTTCACAGATCAGTGGAGTGAACTCTTCATGGATGTGCTGAGCCCCTTCCACTTCATCCTG GTCAGCACAGTGCGGATGCAAGGTGTGATTCTGCTGGTGTTTGCTAAGTACTATCACCTACCCTTCCTTCAGGACATCCAGACAGACTGcaccaggacagggctggggggatACTGG GGCAACAAGGGTGGGGTGAGTGTTCGTCTCTCCATCTTCGGCCACATGGTCTGCTTCCTGAACTGCCATCTGCCAGCACACCTGGAAAAGACGGAGCAGCGCAAGGAGGACTTTGCCACCATACTGCACATGCAGCAGTTTGAGGGGCCCGTGGCTAATGGCATCCTGGACCATGA CCTCGTGTTCTGGTTTGGGGACCTCAATTTCCGCATTGAGAGCCTGGACATCTGTTTTGTGAAGTATGCCATTGACAGCAATGTcctgagccagctctgggagAAGGATCAG CTTAACATTGCCAAAAGCACGTGGCCTGTTCTCAGAGGCTTCCAGGAGGGACCCCTGAACTTCCCACCCACTTTCAAGTTTGATGTGGGCACCAACAAGTATGACAGCAG tgccaagAAGCGAAAACCTGCCTGGACTGACCGCATCCTATGGAAGATAAAACCTCCCAGCAAGGGGTTGGGCACAGGTGGGCACCGGCCCAGCCAGGGTGTGCTGTCAGTGAGCCAACTGTGCTACTGCAGTCACATGGAATACACTGTCAGCGACCACAAGCCAGTAGCTGCCATCTttgctgtgcag TTTGCTTCCAAGGTGGACAAGCCCCTGGTTGAGATTTATGTGGCTGACGAGTGGAGCAGGCCTGAGCAAGCAGTTGTCAGGTACAAGATGGCTGTTGGCTTCCACCGGAGCTCCTGGGACTGGATAGGACTCTACCGG GTGGGGTTTCGGCACCCTAAAGACTATGTATCCTATGTCTGGGCCAGGAGTGATGATGGGGAGCGCTgcctggagaagcagctgtgtGCACAG gtgatGTTCTCTGAGGAAGCACTGCCCAAGGGGAATGGAGAGTACATCCTTGGATACTACAGCAACACGTCCAGTAGCATTGCTGGTGTGACTGAGCCCTTCCAG ATTTCCCTACCCAGGTCAgaggagggcagcagctcaACAgacagctcaggcagcagctcagaagaGGATGACAGTACACTTGTCCTCCTGGCACCCAAATCCCGTAGTCCCAGCCCAGGCAAGATGAAACGTCACCGGAGCCgaagccccagcctggccaagTTCCAGGGCCTCATCCTGCGGCCATCAAGCCGGGACAGGGGTACAAGCCGCAGTCCCTCACCCCAGAGCCGTTGCAGTCTCCCCAGGAATATCCCCACCATCCACCTGCCCCATGACGAGCTGAGGCACCATGAAGTCAAAAGCaaggagctggggcaggcagctgAAAGCCCAGACGGGAGCTCGTTCTGCCAGACTGTGCAGGAGCAAAGTGGCCTCCGGCAtgtctctgctgccagctccctgaCCAGGGCTGACCCTCGGAACCTGggcctgctgcctgcactgcgCCTGGAGATGATTGACCAAGCCCTGGGCCAGCGGCGGGAGAGTGCAAACCAGGGCTATTATCCCTGCCAGAGAATGAGTCCCACCAGCCCCCCAGGCTGTGGCCCCTCCCCAAAGGaggggcacagcccccaggaACTGAAGAGACATAGCTGTGCCATGGGCCGCTGA
- the INPP5J gene encoding phosphatidylinositol 4,5-bisphosphate 5-phosphatase A isoform X3: MLPKAESSDHIAAWAGPAVPRAPTLPKAVSSEFLTGGWGGLTPRAEPGELPVLARPLGRPDTSDVCDVLPDCSGRAPEDGAFRITVVTWNVGTAMPPNDVTSLLHLNTGETNDVDMIAIGEQEALSAYRYEVEKPDLPPGLPASSQLQGHIGVKADTAGAVLEPAPQSPQPYRLQEVNSKINKRLKDALFTDQWSELFMDVLSPFHFILVSTVRMQGVILLVFAKYYHLPFLQDIQTDCTRTGLGGYWGNKGGVSVRLSIFGHMVCFLNCHLPAHLEKTEQRKEDFATILHMQQFEGPVANGILDHDLVFWFGDLNFRIESLDICFVKYAIDSNVLSQLWEKDQLNIAKSTWPVLRGFQEGPLNFPPTFKFDVGTNKYDSSAKKRKPAWTDRILWKIKPPSKGLGTGGHRPSQGVLSVSQLCYCSHMEYTVSDHKPVAAIFAVQVGFRHPKDYVSYVWARSDDGERCLEKQLCAQVMFSEEALPKGNGEYILGYYSNTSSSIAGVTEPFQISLPRSEEGSSSTDSSGSSSEEDDSTLVLLAPKSRSPSPGKMKRHRSRSPSLAKFQGLILRPSSRDRGTSRSPSPQSRCSLPRNIPTIHLPHDELRHHEVKSKELGQAAESPDGSSFCQTVQEQSGLRHVSAASSLTRADPRNLGLLPALRLEMIDQALGQRRESANQGYYPCQRMSPTSPPGCGPSPKEGHSPQELKRHSCAMGR; the protein is encoded by the exons ATGCTGCCCAAAGCGGAGTCCAGCGACCACATCGCGGCCTGGGCGGGCCCCGCCGTGCCTCGCGCCCCCACGCTGCCCAAGGCCGTGTCCAGCGAGTTCCTCACCGGCGGTTGGGGGGGCCTGACCCCCCGAGCGGAGCCGGGCGAGCTGCCCGTCCTCGCCCGGCCCCTCGGTCGTCCCGACACCAGCGACGTCTGCGATGTGCTGCCGGACTGCTCGGGACGAGCCCCGGAGGACGGCGCGTTCCG CATCACAGTGGTCACCTGGAATGTAGGTACAGCCATGCCCCCAAATGATGTGACGTCCCTGCTGCACCTCAACACGGGCGAGACAAACGATGTGGACATGATCGCCATTGG GGAGCAAGAAGCACTCTCTGCCTATAGGTATGAGGTGGAAAAGCCGGATCTGCCTCCAGGACTGCCCGcaagctcccagctgcaggggcaTATTGGTGTAAAGGCTGacactgctggagctgtgttgGAGCCAGCCCCCCAGTCCCCTCAGCCTTACAG GTTGCAGGAGGTAAACTCCAAGATAAACAAACGCTTGAAGGATGCCCTCTTCACAGATCAGTGGAGTGAACTCTTCATGGATGTGCTGAGCCCCTTCCACTTCATCCTG GTCAGCACAGTGCGGATGCAAGGTGTGATTCTGCTGGTGTTTGCTAAGTACTATCACCTACCCTTCCTTCAGGACATCCAGACAGACTGcaccaggacagggctggggggatACTGG GGCAACAAGGGTGGGGTGAGTGTTCGTCTCTCCATCTTCGGCCACATGGTCTGCTTCCTGAACTGCCATCTGCCAGCACACCTGGAAAAGACGGAGCAGCGCAAGGAGGACTTTGCCACCATACTGCACATGCAGCAGTTTGAGGGGCCCGTGGCTAATGGCATCCTGGACCATGA CCTCGTGTTCTGGTTTGGGGACCTCAATTTCCGCATTGAGAGCCTGGACATCTGTTTTGTGAAGTATGCCATTGACAGCAATGTcctgagccagctctgggagAAGGATCAG CTTAACATTGCCAAAAGCACGTGGCCTGTTCTCAGAGGCTTCCAGGAGGGACCCCTGAACTTCCCACCCACTTTCAAGTTTGATGTGGGCACCAACAAGTATGACAGCAG tgccaagAAGCGAAAACCTGCCTGGACTGACCGCATCCTATGGAAGATAAAACCTCCCAGCAAGGGGTTGGGCACAGGTGGGCACCGGCCCAGCCAGGGTGTGCTGTCAGTGAGCCAACTGTGCTACTGCAGTCACATGGAATACACTGTCAGCGACCACAAGCCAGTAGCTGCCATCTttgctgtgcag GTGGGGTTTCGGCACCCTAAAGACTATGTATCCTATGTCTGGGCCAGGAGTGATGATGGGGAGCGCTgcctggagaagcagctgtgtGCACAG gtgatGTTCTCTGAGGAAGCACTGCCCAAGGGGAATGGAGAGTACATCCTTGGATACTACAGCAACACGTCCAGTAGCATTGCTGGTGTGACTGAGCCCTTCCAG ATTTCCCTACCCAGGTCAgaggagggcagcagctcaACAgacagctcaggcagcagctcagaagaGGATGACAGTACACTTGTCCTCCTGGCACCCAAATCCCGTAGTCCCAGCCCAGGCAAGATGAAACGTCACCGGAGCCgaagccccagcctggccaagTTCCAGGGCCTCATCCTGCGGCCATCAAGCCGGGACAGGGGTACAAGCCGCAGTCCCTCACCCCAGAGCCGTTGCAGTCTCCCCAGGAATATCCCCACCATCCACCTGCCCCATGACGAGCTGAGGCACCATGAAGTCAAAAGCaaggagctggggcaggcagctgAAAGCCCAGACGGGAGCTCGTTCTGCCAGACTGTGCAGGAGCAAAGTGGCCTCCGGCAtgtctctgctgccagctccctgaCCAGGGCTGACCCTCGGAACCTGggcctgctgcctgcactgcgCCTGGAGATGATTGACCAAGCCCTGGGCCAGCGGCGGGAGAGTGCAAACCAGGGCTATTATCCCTGCCAGAGAATGAGTCCCACCAGCCCCCCAGGCTGTGGCCCCTCCCCAAAGGaggggcacagcccccaggaACTGAAGAGACATAGCTGTGCCATGGGCCGCTGA